A genomic stretch from Burkholderia pyrrocinia includes:
- a CDS encoding exodeoxyribonuclease III: MMRVITANLNGIRSAAKKGFFDWLGEQNADCVCVQEIKVSADDLPAEFVEPHGFRSYFHHAEKKGYSGAGVYSRHEPDDVIIGFGSSEFDSEGRYVEARYGKLSVVSVYVPSGSSGEERQQAKYRFMDEFMPHLAQLKKKREVILCGDVNIVHKEIDIKNWKSNQKNSGCLPEEREWLTKLFDDVGYVDVFRTLDQRPEQYTWWSNRGQAYAKNVGWRIDYQIATPGVAGTAKSTSIFKDIKFSDHAPLTVDYDYKK, encoded by the coding sequence ATGATGCGAGTGATTACCGCCAACCTGAACGGCATCCGCTCCGCCGCGAAGAAGGGCTTCTTCGACTGGCTCGGCGAGCAGAACGCCGATTGCGTGTGCGTGCAGGAAATCAAGGTATCGGCCGACGACCTGCCGGCCGAATTCGTCGAGCCGCACGGCTTCAGGAGTTATTTCCACCACGCCGAGAAGAAGGGCTACAGCGGCGCGGGCGTGTACAGCCGCCACGAGCCCGACGACGTGATCATCGGCTTCGGCAGCAGCGAATTCGATTCCGAGGGGCGCTACGTCGAGGCGCGCTACGGCAAGCTGTCGGTCGTGTCGGTGTACGTGCCGTCCGGCTCGAGCGGCGAAGAGCGCCAGCAGGCGAAGTACCGCTTCATGGACGAATTCATGCCGCACCTCGCGCAGCTCAAGAAGAAGCGCGAAGTGATCCTGTGCGGCGACGTGAACATCGTCCATAAGGAAATCGACATCAAGAACTGGAAGAGCAACCAGAAGAACTCGGGCTGCCTGCCGGAAGAGCGCGAGTGGCTCACGAAGCTGTTCGACGACGTCGGTTATGTCGACGTGTTCCGCACGCTCGACCAGCGCCCCGAGCAGTACACGTGGTGGAGCAACCGCGGCCAGGCGTACGCGAAGAACGTCGGGTGGCGGATCGACTACCAGATCGCGACGCCGGGCGTGGCCGGCACCGCGAAGAGCACGTCGATCTTCAAGGACATCAAGTTCAGCGATCATGCGCCGCTGACGGTGGACTACGACTACAAGAAGTAA
- a CDS encoding polyphosphate kinase 2 family protein: MAKQPSLDDFRVPYSTREKEAAAFKLDAFDPAAKPFSSGSKDADRERLSAVSIELDTQQERLHTQQKKRVLLVLQGMDTSGKDGTVRAVFREVDPLGLRVVSFKAPTPIEAVHDFLWRVHAQVPAAGELAIFNRSHYEDVLVPRVLDTIDSKECERRYRQIRDFETMLVENGTTIVKCFLHISKDEQRARLQARIDDPTKHWKFDISDLDARKHWDAYQSAYRDALAATSAEHAPWYVIPADSKTHRNVMIAELLLRTMTDMKLEFPPPKPELEGVKIR; this comes from the coding sequence ATGGCGAAACAACCGTCGCTCGACGATTTCCGCGTGCCGTACAGCACGCGCGAGAAGGAAGCCGCCGCATTCAAGCTCGATGCGTTCGACCCGGCCGCGAAGCCGTTCTCGTCCGGTTCGAAGGATGCCGACCGCGAACGGCTGTCGGCCGTGTCGATCGAACTCGACACGCAGCAGGAGCGCCTGCACACGCAGCAGAAGAAGCGCGTGCTGCTCGTGCTGCAGGGGATGGATACCAGCGGCAAGGACGGCACCGTGCGCGCGGTGTTCCGCGAGGTCGATCCGCTCGGCCTGCGCGTCGTGTCGTTCAAGGCGCCGACGCCGATCGAAGCCGTGCACGATTTCCTGTGGCGCGTACACGCGCAGGTGCCGGCCGCGGGCGAGCTCGCGATCTTCAATCGCAGCCACTATGAAGACGTGCTGGTGCCGCGCGTGCTCGATACGATCGACAGCAAGGAATGCGAGCGCCGCTACCGGCAGATCCGCGATTTCGAGACGATGCTGGTCGAGAACGGCACGACGATCGTCAAGTGCTTCCTGCACATCTCGAAGGACGAGCAGCGTGCGCGGCTGCAGGCGCGCATCGACGATCCGACCAAGCACTGGAAGTTCGACATCTCCGATCTCGACGCGCGCAAGCACTGGGACGCGTACCAGTCAGCGTACCGCGACGCGCTCGCCGCGACGTCGGCCGAGCATGCGCCGTGGTACGTGATCCCGGCGGACTCGAAGACGCACCGCAACGTGATGATCGCCGAGCTGCTGCTGCGCACGATGACCGACATGAAGCTGGAATTCCCGCCGCCGAAGCCCGAGCTCGAAGGCGTGAAGATCCGTTAA
- the gatB gene encoding Asp-tRNA(Asn)/Glu-tRNA(Gln) amidotransferase subunit GatB, with protein sequence MTQWEVVIGLETHAQLSTVSKIFSGAPTQFGAEPNTQACPVDLALPGVLPVLNRGAVERAIRFGLAIGSTIAPRSIFARKNYFYPDLPKGYQISQYEIPVVQGGQITIQVPANEKAGKEAYEKTVNLTRAHLEEDAGKSLHEDFAGMTGIDLNRAGTPLLEIVTEPEMRSAAEAVAYAKALHGLVVWLGICDGNMQEGSFRCDANVSVRPVGQEKFGTRAEIKNLNSFRFLEEAINYEVRRQIELIEDGGEVVQETRLYDPDKRETRSMRSKEDAHDYRYFPDPDLMPLVIGQDWIERVQSGMPELPAAMQQRFVEQYGVSAYDAGVLTSSKAMAAYFEAVVAKAGAANAKIAANWLMGDVSSQLNRDGIEIDAIPVSAAQLALVLQRIADGTISNKIAKEIFSTIWDEKADDEGAADRIIDAKGLKQISDTGALEAIIDEVLAANAKSVEEFRAGKEKAFNALIGQAMKATKGKANPQQVNELLKKKLG encoded by the coding sequence ATGACCCAATGGGAAGTCGTTATCGGCCTCGAGACGCACGCGCAACTGTCGACCGTCTCGAAGATTTTCTCGGGCGCGCCGACGCAGTTCGGCGCCGAGCCGAACACGCAGGCATGCCCGGTCGACCTGGCGCTGCCGGGCGTGCTGCCGGTGCTGAACCGCGGCGCGGTCGAACGCGCGATCCGCTTCGGCCTCGCGATCGGCTCGACCATCGCGCCGCGCAGCATCTTCGCGCGCAAGAATTATTTCTACCCCGATCTGCCGAAGGGCTATCAGATCAGCCAGTACGAGATTCCGGTCGTGCAGGGCGGCCAGATCACGATCCAGGTGCCCGCCAACGAAAAGGCCGGCAAGGAAGCGTACGAGAAGACGGTCAACCTGACCCGCGCGCACCTCGAGGAAGATGCGGGCAAGTCGCTGCATGAAGACTTCGCCGGGATGACGGGGATCGACCTGAACCGCGCGGGCACGCCGCTGCTCGAGATCGTCACCGAGCCGGAAATGCGCAGCGCGGCCGAAGCCGTGGCCTATGCGAAGGCGCTGCACGGCCTCGTCGTGTGGCTCGGCATCTGCGACGGCAACATGCAGGAAGGCTCGTTCCGCTGCGATGCGAACGTGTCGGTGCGACCGGTCGGCCAGGAGAAGTTCGGCACGCGCGCGGAAATCAAGAACCTGAACTCGTTCCGGTTCCTCGAGGAAGCGATCAACTACGAAGTGCGTCGCCAGATCGAGCTGATCGAGGACGGCGGCGAAGTCGTGCAGGAAACGCGCCTCTACGATCCGGACAAGCGCGAGACGCGTTCGATGCGCAGCAAGGAAGACGCGCACGACTACCGCTACTTCCCCGACCCCGACCTGATGCCGCTCGTGATCGGCCAGGACTGGATCGAGCGCGTGCAGTCCGGGATGCCCGAGCTGCCGGCCGCGATGCAGCAGCGCTTCGTCGAGCAGTACGGCGTGTCCGCGTACGACGCGGGCGTGCTGACGTCGAGCAAGGCGATGGCCGCGTATTTCGAGGCCGTGGTCGCGAAGGCCGGCGCCGCGAACGCGAAGATCGCCGCGAACTGGTTGATGGGCGACGTGTCGTCGCAGCTGAACCGCGACGGCATCGAGATCGACGCGATTCCGGTGTCGGCGGCCCAGCTTGCACTCGTGCTGCAGCGTATCGCCGACGGCACGATCTCGAACAAGATCGCGAAGGAAATCTTCTCGACGATCTGGGACGAGAAGGCGGACGACGAAGGCGCGGCCGACCGCATCATCGACGCGAAGGGGCTGAAGCAGATCTCCGACACCGGCGCGCTGGAAGCGATCATCGACGAGGTGCTCGCAGCGAATGCGAAGTCGGTCGAGGAATTCCGCGCGGGCAAGGAAAAGGCGTTCAACGCGCTGATCGGCCAGGCGATGAAGGCGACGAAGGGCAAGGCCAATCCGCAGCAGGTCAACGAACTGCTGAAGAAAAAGCTCGGCTGA